The Chloroflexota bacterium genome includes a window with the following:
- a CDS encoding biotin/lipoyl-binding protein, with translation MKRILWKCAGVVVLFAVVYGMAGCSAPGGGSAAATPTPADGEDDLEGVIWASGDVVPARWAYLGFEIGGRVAEVSVEEGDEVVAGQVLARLHVPDLEQAVRAAEASLVSAKAELARVQAGARPEEIAAAEAAAHRAEA, from the coding sequence ATGAAGCGTATCCTGTGGAAGTGTGCGGGAGTCGTCGTGCTATTCGCGGTAGTGTACGGGATGGCCGGTTGCTCCGCGCCCGGCGGTGGCTCAGCGGCAGCCACACCGACCCCGGCGGATGGAGAGGACGACCTGGAGGGGGTCATTTGGGCCTCCGGGGATGTGGTCCCCGCGCGGTGGGCTTATCTGGGCTTTGAGATCGGGGGGCGCGTGGCCGAGGTCTCGGTGGAGGAGGGGGACGAGGTCGTCGCCGGGCAGGTGCTGGCGCGGCTGCATGTGCCGGACCTGGAGCAGGCGGTGCGCGCGGCGGAGGCCTCGTTGGTGTCGGCGAAGGCGGAGCTGGCGCGCGTGCAGGCCGGAGCGCGGCCGGAGGAGATCGCGGCGGCGGAGGCGGCCGCCCATCGGGCGGAGGCTG
- a CDS encoding TrmB family transcriptional regulator has protein sequence MNVIERLQVLGFSEYEAKAYIALLRKSPVTGYELSKLSGIPRSMIYEVLGRLGTRGAVLSTVAGGTTRYMPVPADELLDRLHENYHAQVEAVRRELDGLTPGGELDYVWNLEGYDNIIARAREMIGAAEERLHLALLPETFPDLAKALAEAAERGVHIIINTTKPLDFSGGRVAVTPLVADDAGQEGTLGLMLVVDGREALISERLEETDARASWTRNPLMTFVVEHHMRIDMYMPHIVALLGDRLLEVMDDLDRDLLKSLLPDRQEMHGQKVS, from the coding sequence ATGAACGTCATTGAGCGTCTGCAAGTGTTGGGCTTCTCGGAATATGAGGCGAAGGCGTACATCGCCCTTCTGCGCAAAAGCCCGGTCACCGGGTATGAGCTGAGCAAGCTCTCGGGCATCCCTCGCTCCATGATCTATGAGGTGTTGGGGAGGCTCGGGACGCGCGGCGCTGTGCTTAGCACTGTGGCGGGCGGCACGACCCGGTACATGCCCGTGCCCGCGGATGAGCTGCTCGACCGGTTGCATGAGAATTATCACGCCCAGGTGGAGGCGGTGCGCCGGGAGCTGGATGGGCTGACTCCCGGAGGGGAGCTGGATTACGTGTGGAACCTGGAGGGCTACGACAACATCATCGCCCGGGCTAGGGAGATGATCGGCGCCGCAGAGGAGCGCCTGCATCTGGCCCTCCTGCCGGAGACGTTCCCGGATCTGGCGAAGGCCCTGGCGGAGGCCGCGGAGCGCGGCGTGCACATCATCATCAACACGACGAAACCCCTGGACTTCTCGGGCGGCCGCGTGGCCGTCACTCCGCTCGTCGCGGACGACGCGGGCCAGGAGGGGACGTTGGGATTGATGCTGGTCGTCGATGGCCGGGAGGCGCTCATTAGCGAGCGGCTGGAGGAGACCGACGCCCGCGCCTCTTGGACGCGAAACCCCCTGATGACCTTCGTGGTGGAGCATCACATGCGGATCGATATGTACATGCCCCACATCGTGGCGCTGCTGGGCGATCGCCTTCTGGAGGTCATGGACGACCTGGATAGGGATTTGTTGAAGTCGCTGTTGCCCGATCGGCAGGAGATGCATGGGCAGAAGGTGTCGTAG
- a CDS encoding ABC transporter permease — protein MIVRNLLRRRTRTALTLLGIAIGVAAVVALGAMAEGLIANWGSLLGGSGADLLVMQAGAWDASLSSLDQTLGERLAALPDVESVDPGVMAYISTKGLPIMLIMGYEPHSPAMDHFRIVGGEPVRGPRQIALGRRAAESLNKRVGDTIRIYGTPYRIVGIYETGQALEESGGVVSLEDAQEIGQKPRKVSLFQVRLRPQAMDRIDDVIQRIERLLPDVSVSRAATYGEEMQWADMMRGLAWGIAFIAIIIGGLGMMNTMIMSVYERTREIGVLRALGWRRRRVLRLILGEALVLSTAGGLIGIALGVMLTQALATSRAVGALLQGRYTPGLFVQGMVTAWLLGVVGGLYPAWRGANLQPVEALRYEGGAGGSLGEGRWARILRPLPSFMRNLARRKTRTALTALGIGVGVASLVSLGAITDGFIEQLNQVMGSGGAGDIAVMQADVPDMSLSAIDERIGRAIAAMPEVKAVSGMLLGFVITEEMPLFIITGMDVNAPAMRHYQIVEGRGIRRPNEIIIGRMAAENYKLRIGDTVRLYQNRYRVVGIYETGVPWEEGGGVIALREAQALLNRPRQVSYLLIDLRDPKDADRVRSMIEQRFPELKASLSSEFAQNTQDMQQTEAMVQAIIALSVFIGGVVVTNTMVMAVMERTREIGTLRALGWRQRRVLGMIISEAAVLGLLSALVGILLGVGLTVALSRLSAASGYSYISGVYSLRLIGQAVAVALCLGIVGGVYPAWRAARLSPVEALRYE, from the coding sequence ATGATCGTCCGAAACCTGCTTCGCCGCCGAACGCGCACGGCGTTGACCCTGTTGGGCATCGCGATCGGCGTGGCCGCGGTGGTCGCCCTGGGCGCCATGGCGGAGGGGTTGATCGCCAACTGGGGAAGCCTGCTGGGGGGCAGCGGCGCTGATCTGCTGGTGATGCAGGCGGGGGCCTGGGATGCCAGCCTGAGTTCCCTGGACCAGACGCTGGGCGAGCGCCTGGCCGCGTTGCCGGACGTGGAGAGCGTGGATCCGGGGGTGATGGCGTATATCTCCACCAAGGGACTGCCCATCATGCTGATCATGGGATATGAGCCTCACTCGCCGGCCATGGATCACTTCCGGATCGTGGGAGGAGAGCCGGTGCGCGGCCCTCGCCAGATCGCGCTGGGCCGACGCGCGGCCGAGAGCTTGAACAAACGCGTGGGGGACACGATCCGCATCTACGGCACGCCCTACCGGATCGTGGGGATCTACGAGACCGGGCAGGCGTTGGAGGAATCCGGCGGCGTCGTCTCCCTGGAGGACGCGCAGGAGATCGGCCAGAAGCCCCGCAAGGTGAGCCTGTTTCAAGTGAGGCTCCGGCCACAGGCGATGGATCGCATAGACGACGTCATCCAGCGCATCGAGCGCCTGTTGCCCGATGTGTCCGTGTCCCGGGCGGCAACCTACGGCGAGGAGATGCAGTGGGCGGACATGATGCGCGGCTTAGCCTGGGGGATCGCCTTCATCGCCATCATCATCGGCGGCCTGGGCATGATGAACACCATGATCATGAGCGTGTACGAGCGCACCCGGGAGATCGGCGTGCTGCGGGCGTTGGGGTGGCGTCGTCGCCGGGTGCTGCGGCTGATCCTGGGGGAGGCCCTGGTTTTGAGCACCGCCGGGGGGCTGATCGGCATCGCGCTGGGGGTGATGCTCACCCAGGCACTGGCGACCAGCCGGGCGGTGGGGGCGCTGCTGCAGGGGCGTTATACGCCGGGCCTGTTCGTTCAGGGGATGGTCACCGCCTGGCTGCTGGGCGTGGTCGGGGGGCTGTATCCCGCTTGGCGCGGCGCGAACCTGCAGCCGGTGGAGGCGCTGCGCTACGAGGGAGGGGCGGGCGGCAGCCTGGGCGAAGGGCGATGGGCCCGAATCCTGCGACCGCTGCCCTCGTTCATGCGCAACCTGGCCCGTCGGAAGACCCGGACGGCGTTGACCGCCCTGGGCATCGGAGTCGGCGTGGCCTCCCTGGTCTCCTTGGGCGCCATCACGGACGGCTTCATCGAGCAGTTGAATCAGGTCATGGGGAGCGGCGGGGCCGGGGATATCGCCGTGATGCAGGCGGATGTGCCGGATATGTCCCTTTCCGCCATCGACGAGCGGATCGGGCGCGCCATCGCGGCGATGCCGGAGGTCAAGGCGGTATCCGGGATGCTTCTGGGTTTCGTCATCACGGAGGAGATGCCTCTCTTCATCATTACGGGCATGGATGTTAACGCCCCGGCCATGCGCCACTATCAGATCGTCGAAGGGCGTGGTATCCGACGCCCCAACGAGATCATCATCGGCCGGATGGCCGCGGAGAACTATAAGCTGCGGATCGGGGACACCGTCCGCCTCTACCAGAACCGCTATCGGGTTGTCGGGATCTATGAGACGGGCGTCCCCTGGGAGGAGGGAGGCGGGGTCATCGCCCTGCGCGAGGCGCAGGCGTTGCTGAACCGGCCCCGCCAGGTCAGCTATCTCCTGATCGATCTGCGGGATCCCAAAGACGCCGATCGTGTGCGCTCGATGATCGAGCAGCGTTTCCCGGAGCTGAAGGCCTCGCTCTCCAGTGAGTTCGCCCAGAACACGCAGGATATGCAACAGACGGAGGCCATGGTCCAGGCCATCATCGCCCTGTCCGTATTCATCGGCGGCGTGGTGGTCACGAACACCATGGTCATGGCCGTCATGGAGCGCACCCGGGAGATCGGCACGCTGCGAGCGTTGGGGTGGCGGCAACGCCGGGTGTTGGGGATGATCATCAGCGAGGCGGCCGTGTTGGGGCTCCTGAGCGCGCTGGTGGGCATCCTGTTGGGAGTCGGCCTGACCGTGGCGCTTAGCCGGCTGTCGGCGGCCTCGGGGTATAGCTATATCTCCGGGGTCTACAGCCTGCGCCTGATCGGGCAGGCGGTGGCGGTGGCCCTGTGTCTGGGGATCGTGGGCGGCGTGTATCCCGCCTGGCGGGCGGCGCGCCTGAGCCCTGTAGAAGCGTTGCGGTATGAATGA